A stretch of Crossiella cryophila DNA encodes these proteins:
- a CDS encoding helicase-associated domain-containing protein, with the protein MSGPSLAAWLRAQDETRLAALLRARPDLATPSPGDTSVLATRAGIRASIARACEDLDSFTLTVLEALLLAGADLGPRPLTEVSALLGKGVPVRAAKAAVELLRSRALAWGPDAALCVPPAATEAVTLFPAGLGRPDPQLDEVDLPALLDRLDEGERKLLETLASGQPTGRTKDAGVVVPLERARNPVQKLLARGLLLRRDAETVELPRQVGLALRGDRAFRAVEVTEPRLDTGGYPLSTVDSTAAGAAMELGRQVEALIGFWSEEPPPVLRSGGLGVRELRRLAKEIEVEERRAGLLAELVVGAGLVGDSEGNEPEWVPTTLADTWLVGTPEHRWATLAQTWLDLPRLPGLYGRRDEKDRPLGVLSEELRRPVAPRERRRVLDLLADLPPGATVKDVRQLAAVLAWRAPRRGGRLRDDLVEWTVGEGTALGVIALDALAGPGRTLLTEGPIAAAKAMAEALPAPVDHVLVQADLTVVAPGPLEADLAADIALVADVESAGGATVYRVTEATARRALDAGRSAADLHELFRSRSRTPVPQSLTYLIDDVARRHGRLRGGAAGSFLRCDDPVLVAEVLASAAAERLDLRRIAPTVLVSPMSLAEVLDGLRAAGFAPAAEGPDGQVLDLRPAGRRITARTRHNRRPMLPGGPSEDQLLAVIAQMKAGDAAAATPRGATISPTDSATTLALLRAAAEAGRSVWLGFVDNHGVASQRVVNPVSVAGGMLEGFDQAHGALRRFPVHRITSVAVVEDV; encoded by the coding sequence ATGTCCGGTCCTTCACTCGCCGCGTGGCTGCGCGCGCAGGACGAGACGAGGCTCGCGGCCCTGCTGCGCGCCCGCCCCGACCTGGCCACGCCCTCCCCCGGCGACACCAGTGTGCTGGCCACCCGCGCCGGCATCCGTGCCTCCATCGCCAGGGCCTGCGAGGACCTGGACTCCTTCACGCTGACCGTGCTGGAGGCGTTGCTGCTGGCCGGGGCCGACCTCGGGCCGCGGCCGCTGACCGAGGTGTCCGCGCTGCTCGGCAAGGGTGTGCCGGTCAGGGCGGCCAAGGCCGCGGTGGAGCTGTTGCGCTCCCGCGCGCTGGCCTGGGGGCCGGATGCCGCGCTGTGCGTGCCGCCTGCGGCCACCGAGGCGGTGACACTGTTCCCGGCCGGGCTGGGGCGGCCGGACCCGCAGCTGGACGAGGTGGACCTGCCCGCGCTGCTGGACCGGCTGGACGAGGGCGAGCGCAAGCTGCTGGAGACCCTGGCCAGTGGTCAGCCGACCGGGCGAACCAAGGACGCCGGGGTGGTGGTGCCGCTGGAGCGGGCCCGCAACCCGGTGCAGAAGCTGCTCGCCCGCGGCCTGTTGCTGCGCAGGGACGCCGAGACCGTGGAGCTGCCAAGGCAGGTCGGGCTGGCGCTGCGCGGGGACCGGGCCTTCCGCGCCGTAGAGGTGACCGAACCGCGGCTGGACACCGGCGGGTACCCGCTGTCCACGGTGGACTCGACCGCGGCCGGGGCGGCCATGGAGCTGGGCCGCCAGGTCGAGGCGCTGATCGGGTTCTGGAGCGAGGAGCCACCGCCGGTGCTGCGCTCCGGCGGGCTGGGCGTGCGCGAGCTGCGCAGGCTGGCCAAGGAGATCGAGGTCGAGGAGCGCAGGGCGGGGCTGCTGGCCGAACTGGTGGTCGGCGCCGGCCTGGTCGGCGACAGCGAGGGCAACGAGCCGGAGTGGGTGCCCACCACGCTGGCCGACACCTGGCTGGTCGGCACGCCCGAGCACCGCTGGGCCACGCTGGCCCAGACCTGGCTGGACCTGCCGAGGCTGCCCGGCCTCTACGGCCGCCGGGACGAGAAGGACCGGCCGCTGGGCGTGCTCAGCGAGGAGCTGCGCCGCCCGGTCGCGCCGAGGGAACGGCGGCGGGTGCTGGACCTGCTGGCCGACCTGCCGCCGGGCGCCACCGTCAAGGACGTCCGGCAGCTGGCCGCGGTGCTGGCCTGGCGGGCGCCCCGGCGTGGCGGCAGGCTGCGTGACGACCTGGTCGAGTGGACCGTCGGCGAGGGCACCGCGCTGGGCGTGATCGCGCTGGACGCGCTGGCCGGACCGGGCCGCACGCTGCTGACCGAGGGGCCCATCGCGGCCGCCAAGGCGATGGCCGAGGCACTGCCCGCGCCGGTGGACCACGTGCTGGTGCAGGCCGACCTGACCGTGGTCGCGCCGGGACCGCTGGAAGCCGATCTGGCCGCGGACATCGCGCTGGTCGCCGATGTGGAGTCGGCTGGCGGGGCCACGGTGTACCGGGTCACCGAGGCCACCGCGCGGCGGGCGCTGGACGCCGGGCGGAGCGCGGCCGACCTGCACGAGTTGTTCCGCAGTCGCTCGCGCACCCCGGTGCCGCAGTCGCTGACCTACCTGATCGACGACGTGGCCAGGCGGCACGGGCGGCTGCGCGGTGGCGCGGCCGGGTCCTTCCTGCGCTGCGACGACCCGGTGCTGGTGGCCGAGGTGCTGGCCAGCGCGGCGGCCGAGCGGCTGGACCTGCGCCGGATCGCACCCACGGTGCTGGTCAGTCCGATGAGCCTGGCCGAAGTGCTGGACGGACTGCGTGCCGCCGGGTTCGCCCCGGCCGCGGAGGGCCCGGACGGACAGGTGCTCGACCTGCGCCCGGCCGGCCGCCGGATCACCGCCCGGACCAGGCACAACCGCCGTCCGATGCTGCCCGGCGGGCCCAGTGAGGACCAGCTGCTGGCGGTCATCGCGCAGATGAAGGCGGGGGACGCCGCGGCCGCCACACCACGGGGTGCCACAATCTCCCCGACGGACAGCGCGACCACCCTGGCCCTGCTGCGTGCGGCAGCCGAGGCGGGCCGCAGCGTCTGGCTCGGTTTTGTGGACAACCACGGGGTGGCCAGCCAGCGGGTGGTGAACCCGGTGAGCGTGGCAGGCGGGATGCTCGAGGGC
- a CDS encoding NAD-dependent malic enzyme: MPVPGPGYSITVRLEAPPSASAAGDMASAVGRVGGVITAFDVVESHNDRVIVDITCNAIGANHVTDITDALALLPGVKVRKISDRTFLIHLGGKLEIASKIPLRNRDDLSRAYTPGVARVCQAIAANPEDARRLTIKRNTVAVVTDGSAVLGLGNLGPEAALPVMEGKAVLFKKFAGVDAWPVCLDTQDTEEIIRAVELIAPVYGGINLEDIAAPRCFEIEARLREKLNIPVFHDDQHGTAIVVLAALRNALRVVGKEISDTKIAVCGVGAAGSAIIRLLLKQKPGDIIAVDVDGIVHPGREGMDPNLQWVADNTNSGQVTGSLHDALVGADVFIGVSAPNLFGAEQVATMASDAIVFALANPDPEIDPLEAQQHAAVVATGRSDYPNQINNVLAFPGVFRGLLDANAKTITDEMLVAAAGAIADVVAPERVNASFIVPSVFDTTVAPAVAEAVRKAAGSAVAG, encoded by the coding sequence ATGCCGGTTCCTGGTCCTGGGTACTCGATCACCGTCCGCCTTGAGGCGCCGCCGTCGGCGAGCGCGGCCGGCGACATGGCCAGTGCGGTCGGCCGGGTGGGTGGCGTGATCACCGCCTTCGACGTGGTCGAGTCGCACAACGACCGGGTCATCGTCGACATCACCTGCAACGCCATCGGCGCCAACCACGTCACCGACATCACCGACGCGCTGGCGCTGCTGCCGGGGGTGAAGGTCCGCAAGATCTCCGACCGGACCTTCCTGATCCACCTCGGCGGCAAGCTGGAGATCGCCTCCAAGATCCCGCTGCGCAACCGGGACGACCTCTCCCGCGCCTACACCCCCGGGGTGGCCAGGGTCTGCCAGGCCATCGCGGCCAACCCCGAGGACGCGCGCCGGCTGACCATCAAGCGCAACACCGTCGCCGTGGTCACCGACGGCTCCGCCGTGCTGGGCCTCGGCAACCTCGGCCCGGAGGCAGCGCTGCCGGTGATGGAGGGCAAGGCGGTGCTGTTCAAGAAGTTCGCCGGCGTGGACGCCTGGCCGGTCTGCCTGGACACCCAGGACACCGAGGAGATCATCCGCGCGGTGGAGCTGATCGCCCCGGTCTACGGCGGCATCAACCTGGAGGACATCGCCGCGCCGCGCTGCTTCGAGATCGAGGCCCGGCTGCGCGAGAAGCTGAACATCCCGGTCTTCCACGACGACCAGCACGGCACCGCGATCGTGGTGCTCGCCGCGCTGCGCAACGCGTTGCGCGTGGTCGGCAAGGAGATCTCCGACACCAAGATCGCGGTCTGCGGGGTCGGCGCGGCCGGTTCGGCCATCATCCGGTTGCTGCTCAAGCAGAAGCCGGGCGACATCATCGCGGTGGACGTGGACGGCATCGTGCACCCCGGCCGCGAGGGCATGGACCCCAACCTGCAGTGGGTGGCCGACAACACCAACTCCGGCCAGGTCACCGGCAGCCTGCACGACGCGCTGGTCGGCGCGGACGTGTTCATCGGGGTCAGCGCGCCCAACCTGTTCGGCGCCGAGCAGGTGGCCACCATGGCCTCCGACGCCATCGTGTTCGCACTGGCCAACCCGGACCCGGAGATCGACCCCCTCGAAGCCCAGCAGCACGCCGCCGTGGTCGCCACCGGCCGCAGCGACTACCCGAACCAGATCAACAACGTGCTGGCCTTCCCCGGCGTCTTCCGCGGTCTGCTCGACGCCAACGCCAAGACCATCACCGACGAGATGCTGGTGGCCGCGGCCGGTGCGATCGCCGACGTGGTCGCGCCGGAGCGGGTCAACGCCTCCTTCATCGTGCCCAGCGTCTTCGACACCACCGTCGCGCCCGCGGTGGCCGAGGCCGTGCGCAAGGCAGCCGGATCGGCCGTGGCGGGCTGA
- the moaC gene encoding cyclic pyranopterin monophosphate synthase MoaC: MSERGELTHVDAAGAARMVDVSGKEITSRVAVASGVLRTTAEVVELLRRDGLPKGDALATARIAGIMGAKRTPDLVPLCHPIALSGVRLDLALGEAEVVITATVRTTDRTGVEMEALTAVAVAGLTLHDMVKAVDPAAVLDAVRVDRKEGGKTGLWTRPQP; encoded by the coding sequence GTGAGCGAACGCGGTGAGCTGACCCACGTCGATGCGGCCGGGGCGGCCCGGATGGTGGACGTCTCCGGCAAGGAGATCACCAGCAGGGTCGCGGTGGCCTCCGGCGTGCTGCGCACCACCGCCGAGGTGGTCGAGCTGCTGCGCCGGGACGGACTGCCCAAGGGCGACGCGCTGGCGACCGCGCGGATCGCCGGGATCATGGGCGCCAAGCGCACCCCGGACCTGGTGCCGCTGTGCCACCCGATCGCGCTGTCCGGGGTCAGGCTCGACCTGGCGCTGGGCGAAGCCGAGGTGGTGATCACCGCGACGGTGCGCACCACCGATCGCACCGGGGTGGAGATGGAGGCGCTCACCGCGGTGGCCGTCGCCGGGCTCACCCTGCACGACATGGTCAAGGCGGTGGACCCGGCCGCGGTGCTCGACGCCGTGCGGGTTGACCGCAAGGAGGGTGGGAAGACGGGACTATGGACGAGACCGCAGCCGTGA
- a CDS encoding molybdenum cofactor biosynthesis protein MoaE, protein MDETAAVNPRSARVITASNRASSGVYADRTGPVIVTWLRERGFWVPEADVVPDGDPVGQALRKAVTERVDVVITTGGTGISPTDRTPEATRAVLDYEVPGLADAIRAAGAPAVPTAALSRGLAGVAGRTLVVNLPGSTGGVRDGLGVLEGVLDHAVSQLRGGDHTPGGLPQAGPAAAVLRAEVTEDPVDVEEHARLVTHPAAGAVVTFAGVVRDHDEGRGVTELEYTGHPSAAEVIAEVAAEIALRHQGVRAIAVSHRIGQLKIGDAALACAVAGEHRKEAFAACADLVDEVKRRLPIWKRQLFTDGAEEWVNCP, encoded by the coding sequence ATGGACGAGACCGCAGCCGTGAACCCGCGCAGCGCCAGGGTGATCACCGCCTCCAATCGGGCCAGCAGCGGGGTGTACGCCGACCGCACCGGCCCGGTCATCGTGACCTGGCTGCGCGAGCGCGGCTTCTGGGTGCCCGAGGCCGACGTGGTGCCCGACGGCGATCCGGTGGGCCAGGCCCTGCGCAAGGCGGTCACCGAACGGGTCGACGTGGTGATCACCACCGGCGGCACCGGCATCAGCCCGACCGACCGCACGCCGGAGGCCACCAGGGCGGTGCTCGACTACGAGGTGCCCGGCCTGGCGGACGCGATCAGGGCCGCCGGAGCGCCCGCGGTCCCCACAGCGGCTCTCTCGCGCGGGCTGGCCGGGGTGGCCGGTCGGACCCTCGTGGTGAACCTTCCGGGCTCCACGGGCGGTGTGCGGGACGGTCTGGGGGTACTCGAGGGCGTGCTGGACCACGCGGTGAGCCAGCTTCGCGGCGGCGATCACACCCCCGGCGGGCTCCCGCAGGCGGGTCCGGCGGCCGCGGTGCTGCGCGCCGAGGTCACCGAGGACCCCGTTGACGTGGAAGAACACGCCCGCCTGGTGACCCACCCCGCCGCGGGCGCGGTGGTCACCTTCGCCGGTGTGGTCCGCGACCACGACGAGGGCCGCGGCGTGACCGAGCTGGAGTACACCGGCCACCCCAGCGCGGCCGAGGTCATCGCCGAGGTCGCCGCCGAGATCGCGCTCCGGCACCAGGGCGTCAGGGCCATCGCGGTCAGCCACCGGATCGGCCAGCTCAAGATCGGCGACGCCGCACTGGCCTGCGCGGTGGCCGGCGAACACCGCAAGGAGGCATTCGCCGCCTGCGCCGACCTGGTCGACGAGGTCAAGCGCCGCCTGCCCATCTGGAAGCGCCAGCTCTTCACCGACGGCGCCGAGGAATGGGTCAACTGCCCCTGA
- a CDS encoding LysM peptidoglycan-binding domain-containing protein, producing the protein MASYRGKHRKQSNITRTVARVVVAGAVVAAPMAVAGTASAASGVNWDAIAQCESGGRWNIATGNGYYGGLQFDRGTWLSNGGGQYAPYAHQASKAQQIAVAERLFAARGTSPWPHCGKRAGVKGNVAKPAPKPAAVKPVVKKQAAPKPVAVKPVIKPAAPVQSAPVATERNGADYTVVAGDTLSTIAQKLQVNGGWKALFERNKDIVKNADLIFPGQQLDVK; encoded by the coding sequence ATGGCTTCTTACCGAGGCAAGCACCGCAAGCAGTCCAACATCACCCGCACCGTGGCCCGCGTTGTCGTGGCCGGTGCCGTCGTGGCCGCCCCGATGGCCGTGGCTGGTACCGCAAGCGCTGCGAGTGGCGTGAACTGGGACGCTATCGCTCAGTGCGAGAGCGGCGGCCGGTGGAACATCGCCACTGGTAACGGCTACTACGGTGGTCTCCAGTTCGACCGTGGCACCTGGCTCTCCAACGGTGGCGGCCAGTACGCGCCGTACGCCCACCAGGCTTCCAAGGCCCAGCAGATCGCGGTCGCCGAGCGCCTGTTCGCGGCTCGTGGCACCAGCCCGTGGCCGCACTGTGGCAAGCGCGCCGGCGTCAAGGGCAACGTGGCCAAGCCGGCCCCGAAGCCCGCTGCTGTCAAGCCGGTCGTGAAGAAGCAGGCTGCTCCCAAGCCTGTCGCGGTCAAGCCGGTCATCAAGCCGGCCGCGCCGGTGCAGTCCGCTCCGGTCGCCACCGAGCGCAACGGTGCTGACTACACCGTCGTCGCGGGTGACACGCTGTCCACCATCGCGCAGAAGCTGCAGGTGAACGGTGGCTGGAAGGCGCTGTTCGAGCGCAACAAGGACATCGTCAAGAACGCTGACCTGATCTTCCCGGGCCAGCAGCTCGACGTGAAGTGA
- a CDS encoding phosphatidylinositol-specific phospholipase C/glycerophosphodiester phosphodiesterase family protein, translating to MRIGLRAGLALLAVAGLLGGSVAQAGAAGRVKPLAQAHAHNDYEHGRPLLDALEHGFTSVEADIYLVDGALLVGHDPGDLRPERTLQALYLEPLRKRALANGGRVYPGRSGLFQLLVDIKTNGVAVYAELDRVLRSPRYSWLFSRYLHGFVLRGAVTAVISGDRPRAVMAGQRDRLAFYDGRLTDPNDLGPGADPKLAPLVSDNWTKLFAWQGVGEMPAAERAKLRELVQRVHAGGQRLRFWATPDAAGPARAALWRELAAAGVDHLNTDDLAGLSAFLRGHSGAATG from the coding sequence GTGCGGATCGGATTGCGGGCGGGACTGGCGCTCCTGGCGGTGGCCGGGCTGCTGGGCGGGTCGGTGGCGCAGGCCGGGGCGGCGGGGCGGGTCAAGCCCCTCGCACAGGCGCACGCGCACAACGACTACGAGCACGGGCGGCCGTTGCTGGACGCGCTGGAGCACGGGTTCACCAGTGTCGAGGCGGACATCTACCTGGTGGACGGGGCGCTGCTGGTCGGGCACGACCCCGGGGACCTGCGGCCGGAGCGGACCCTGCAGGCGCTGTACCTGGAGCCGTTGCGGAAGCGGGCATTGGCCAATGGCGGCCGCGTTTATCCGGGGCGGAGTGGGTTGTTCCAGCTGCTGGTGGACATCAAGACCAACGGGGTGGCGGTGTACGCGGAGCTGGACCGGGTGCTGCGATCGCCGCGGTACTCCTGGCTGTTCAGCCGGTACCTGCACGGGTTCGTGCTGCGCGGAGCTGTGACCGCGGTCATCTCCGGCGATCGCCCGCGCGCCGTTATGGCTGGTCAGCGGGATCGACTGGCCTTCTATGACGGACGCCTCACCGATCCGAACGACCTCGGACCCGGTGCGGATCCGAAGCTGGCGCCGCTGGTGTCCGACAACTGGACGAAGTTGTTCGCCTGGCAGGGTGTGGGCGAGATGCCGGCCGCCGAGCGGGCCAAGCTGCGGGAACTGGTCCAGCGGGTGCACGCGGGCGGGCAGCGGCTCCGATTCTGGGCGACCCCGGACGCGGCGGGCCCGGCCCGTGCGGCGCTCTGGCGGGAGCTGGCGGCGGCCGGGGTGGATCACCTCAATACCGATGATCTTGCGGGACTCTCCGCGTTCCTACGGGGTCACTCGGGTGCCGCTACGGGGTGA
- a CDS encoding AfsR/SARP family transcriptional regulator, whose translation MGPEIEFRVLGPLEVRVGSAPLVIGAAKQRVLLAALLLQAGDEVRFEELTGTLWEFAPPANPRAALHTYVRRLRQALPGPDLITTTERGYRVDLTPEQLDLFRLRGLITGAERARAAEDADSERACLAEALELWRGPVLSDIRSEPLRRTDAARLSEQRLVLLERRIELDLDLGRQRELIGELTELTTQHPLRERFWEQLLLAQVRDGRQAEALRAFGRISALLKAELGVRPGAALRALHEAILRADTSLYRRAKRRPAPPGPVPAQLPADIPDFIGRTALAEQIGAALTGSGLAALSGPPGVGKTALAVHTGHRLREHYPDGQLHVNLRGYAPEPALAPEQILARFLRALGVRPEQVPIRVEAQTALYRRLLADRKVLVLLDNAADPAQIAPLLPESPGCAVLVTSRTEFPHSIPVGMLDPAESVDLLRSILGQEAVRAEPESVAALAETCAHLPLALRVAAANLLGHQVGDYLDQLRQGDRLAKLAVDGDGAAAVRLTFDLSYTELAPDSQYAFRTLALAPGTDLSLRAAAVMLDWPVDRTREVLTSLVTVSLLQATSPDRYGYHDLIRLYAREKAEPGGTAVARLDDYILGAAHDAAELIMPEPLSAELDRPGTRGIERFADIDQAVAWLDTERGLILAVIQAAGESDRPWISWSLVRALRNYFYFYDHRAEWLLVAEAALRAAEHSGNTLMVASMLDGVGTAFWSVGDYERARQSYGRAQELLGSAAAGGEVLAGVRLHLGIVALETGHVRDAESAVALALAHWRDAGSAKQTAQALMNLGTAKGRSGDLGQARRLMLEAIELCRRIESRFGEGLCATNLTYNRLAAGDYAVALEWSGRAVAINAELGRTEPDCFEHLAAIHCALGQLDEAAALAARACQTAQESGDRRAEIDAMTTTGRIHLRAGRNSEAWEACTEAFRQSTLIGYGFGEIEAMVVMSAALRRLGRPVEAMDYGGRALVLASRHGHTLEAGHALTAMAEARLAEGLAEEAGELVRRAIHTLDGTGHRPGEAAAHLLAGHVHHRQGEPGLARRAWERALGLFVDMGVPDAENVRGLLLGVRDGDAG comes from the coding sequence ATGGGACCGGAGATCGAGTTTCGGGTGCTCGGACCGCTGGAGGTCCGGGTCGGCAGCGCGCCACTGGTGATCGGCGCGGCCAAGCAGCGGGTGCTGCTGGCCGCGTTGCTGTTGCAGGCAGGCGATGAGGTCCGGTTCGAGGAGCTGACCGGCACGCTGTGGGAGTTCGCGCCGCCCGCCAACCCGCGCGCCGCACTCCATACCTATGTGCGCCGCCTGCGCCAGGCCCTGCCGGGGCCGGACCTGATCACCACCACCGAACGCGGCTACCGGGTCGACCTGACCCCGGAGCAGCTGGACCTGTTCCGCCTGCGTGGCCTGATCACCGGCGCGGAACGGGCCCGCGCCGCCGAGGACGCCGATTCCGAGCGCGCCTGCCTGGCCGAGGCACTGGAGCTGTGGCGCGGCCCGGTCCTGTCGGACATCCGGTCGGAACCGTTGCGCCGGACCGACGCGGCCCGGCTGAGCGAACAGCGCCTGGTGCTGCTGGAGCGCCGGATCGAGCTGGACCTGGACCTGGGCAGGCAGCGCGAGCTGATCGGCGAACTGACCGAGCTGACCACCCAGCACCCGCTGCGCGAACGCTTCTGGGAACAGCTGCTGCTCGCCCAGGTCCGCGACGGCAGGCAGGCCGAGGCCCTGCGTGCCTTCGGCCGGATCAGCGCACTGCTGAAGGCGGAACTGGGGGTGCGGCCCGGCGCCGCGCTGCGTGCCCTGCACGAGGCGATCCTGCGCGCGGACACCTCTCTCTATAGGCGCGCGAAGCGCAGGCCCGCGCCACCCGGCCCGGTACCGGCCCAACTCCCCGCCGACATCCCCGACTTCATCGGCCGGACCGCCCTGGCCGAACAGATCGGCGCCGCCCTCACCGGCTCCGGTCTGGCCGCCCTGTCCGGCCCGCCGGGCGTGGGCAAGACCGCACTGGCCGTGCACACCGGGCACCGCCTGCGCGAGCACTACCCGGACGGCCAGCTGCACGTGAACCTGCGTGGCTACGCCCCCGAACCCGCGCTGGCCCCGGAGCAGATCCTGGCCAGGTTCCTGCGCGCGTTGGGCGTCCGGCCGGAACAGGTGCCGATCCGGGTCGAGGCGCAGACCGCGCTGTACCGCCGCCTGCTGGCCGACCGCAAGGTGCTGGTGCTGCTGGACAACGCGGCCGACCCGGCCCAGATCGCCCCGCTGCTGCCCGAGTCCCCCGGCTGCGCGGTGCTCGTGACCAGCCGCACCGAGTTCCCGCACTCGATCCCGGTCGGCATGCTCGACCCGGCCGAATCAGTGGACCTGCTGCGCAGCATCCTGGGCCAGGAGGCGGTACGAGCCGAACCGGAGTCGGTGGCGGCCCTGGCGGAGACCTGCGCCCACCTGCCCCTTGCCCTGCGGGTGGCCGCGGCGAACCTGCTCGGCCACCAGGTCGGCGACTACCTGGACCAGCTGCGGCAAGGAGACCGGCTGGCCAAGCTCGCGGTCGACGGCGATGGCGCAGCCGCGGTCCGCCTGACCTTCGACCTGTCCTACACGGAACTGGCCCCGGACAGTCAGTACGCCTTCCGCACCCTCGCCCTGGCCCCCGGTACCGACCTGAGCCTCCGGGCCGCCGCGGTCATGCTCGACTGGCCCGTCGATCGGACCCGCGAGGTCCTCACCAGTCTGGTCACCGTGAGCCTGCTCCAGGCGACCAGTCCGGACCGCTACGGCTACCACGACCTGATCCGCCTGTACGCCAGAGAAAAGGCGGAGCCGGGCGGAACCGCGGTGGCCCGGCTCGACGACTACATCCTCGGGGCCGCTCACGACGCGGCTGAGCTGATCATGCCGGAGCCGTTGTCCGCGGAACTGGACCGGCCGGGGACTCGTGGGATCGAGCGGTTCGCGGACATCGACCAGGCCGTGGCCTGGCTGGACACCGAGCGGGGCTTGATCCTCGCGGTCATCCAGGCGGCGGGGGAGTCCGACCGCCCGTGGATCTCGTGGTCCTTGGTGCGGGCACTGCGGAACTACTTCTACTTCTACGACCATCGCGCCGAGTGGCTCCTCGTGGCGGAGGCAGCCCTCCGCGCCGCCGAGCACAGTGGCAACACCTTGATGGTCGCGTCCATGTTGGACGGTGTGGGCACCGCGTTCTGGAGCGTCGGCGACTACGAACGGGCCCGGCAGTCCTACGGCCGGGCGCAGGAACTGCTCGGTTCCGCCGCTGCGGGGGGCGAGGTGCTGGCCGGGGTCCGGCTGCACCTCGGGATCGTGGCTCTGGAGACGGGCCACGTGCGCGATGCGGAATCCGCGGTCGCGCTGGCGCTGGCGCACTGGCGGGATGCGGGATCGGCCAAGCAGACCGCCCAGGCCCTGATGAACCTCGGCACGGCCAAGGGCCGGAGCGGAGACCTCGGCCAGGCCCGGCGACTGATGCTGGAGGCCATCGAACTGTGCCGCCGGATCGAATCCCGCTTCGGTGAGGGACTGTGCGCGACCAACCTGACCTACAACCGCCTGGCCGCCGGTGACTACGCCGTCGCACTGGAGTGGAGCGGGCGGGCCGTGGCCATCAACGCCGAACTGGGGCGAACCGAACCTGACTGCTTCGAGCACCTGGCGGCGATCCACTGTGCGCTGGGACAGCTCGACGAGGCCGCCGCCCTGGCGGCCCGCGCGTGTCAGACCGCCCAGGAGTCCGGCGACCGGCGGGCGGAGATCGACGCCATGACCACGACCGGGCGGATCCACCTGCGAGCTGGGCGGAACAGCGAGGCTTGGGAGGCGTGCACCGAGGCATTCCGCCAGTCCACCCTGATCGGCTATGGCTTTGGCGAGATCGAGGCGATGGTGGTGATGAGCGCCGCGCTCCGGCGCCTGGGGCGGCCGGTGGAGGCGATGGACTACGGCGGCCGGGCACTGGTGCTTGCCTCTCGGCACGGCCACACCCTGGAGGCGGGACACGCGTTGACCGCGATGGCCGAGGCCCGGTTGGCCGAGGGGCTCGCCGAGGAGGCCGGGGAACTCGTGCGGCGGGCCATCCACACGCTGGACGGCACCGGTCACCGCCCTGGCGAAGCCGCCGCGCACCTGCTGGCCGGGCACGTGCACCACCGACAGGGCGAACCCGGTTTGGCGCGGCGGGCGTGGGAGCGGGCGCTCGGCCTCTTCGTCGACATGGGCGTGCCCGACGCCGAGAATGTCCGGGGGCTGCTGCTCGGGGTGAGGGACGGCGATGCGGGCTGA